A stretch of Nonomuraea africana DNA encodes these proteins:
- a CDS encoding alpha/beta hydrolase, whose product MRSQGLPATALAVVLTTVLLVGASAAPALADPTWSLVPEGESTAGPTQVAPDPQEGRPPAVPGEVAPQEAPGAPPPASGRPSGEPAAPPQHRESGQPQPQDSGDGRYAPWQRALKGSARVVRERWLGPRMLDLLISSPSVGRMMPVRLLLPRGWSKSAKRTWPVLYLLHGGADNYTAWTRMTDVASFTENVDAIIVMPEAGRAGNYSDWYNGGRGGTPAWATFHTQEVRQLLEIGYRAGTRRAIAGLSMGAYGAVKYAAQNPGMFSFVGAFSGIMATELPGIPQIIQNAQLSEGHDPNALWGDPARDKKIWAANDPLVLAPNLKGTAIFLSSGTNSFAGPLDPPGSPWHPAHLGEPISAYTAKALSKRLDALGIKHTMNMYGNGTHTWPYWNREFKNSFPMALRALGLKGGGDPGVATMRDQRDWEYDTPLPPITPPDAVQPAPLPLGVKGWTLDP is encoded by the coding sequence ATGCGATCCCAGGGCTTGCCGGCGACAGCGCTGGCGGTGGTGTTGACGACGGTGCTGCTCGTCGGCGCGAGTGCCGCTCCGGCCCTCGCCGATCCCACCTGGTCACTGGTTCCCGAGGGCGAGAGCACGGCGGGGCCCACGCAGGTCGCTCCCGACCCGCAGGAGGGGCGGCCGCCTGCCGTACCGGGTGAGGTGGCTCCGCAGGAGGCGCCAGGAGCACCCCCGCCGGCCTCGGGCCGGCCCTCCGGGGAACCGGCTGCTCCGCCCCAGCATCGGGAGAGCGGTCAGCCCCAACCGCAGGACAGCGGCGACGGCCGCTACGCCCCCTGGCAGCGGGCGCTGAAGGGCTCGGCGAGGGTGGTCAGAGAGCGCTGGCTCGGGCCGCGCATGCTCGACCTCCTGATCTCCTCTCCCTCGGTCGGCCGGATGATGCCGGTGCGCCTGCTGCTGCCCAGGGGCTGGTCCAAGTCCGCCAAGCGCACCTGGCCGGTGCTCTACCTGCTGCACGGCGGCGCCGACAACTACACCGCGTGGACCAGGATGACCGACGTCGCGAGCTTCACCGAGAACGTCGACGCGATCATCGTGATGCCGGAGGCGGGCCGGGCGGGCAACTACTCCGACTGGTACAACGGCGGCAGGGGCGGCACGCCTGCCTGGGCCACCTTCCACACCCAGGAGGTACGGCAGCTGCTGGAGATCGGCTACCGGGCGGGGACCCGCAGAGCGATCGCGGGGCTGTCGATGGGCGCCTACGGAGCGGTGAAGTACGCCGCGCAGAACCCCGGCATGTTCTCCTTCGTCGGCGCGTTCAGCGGCATCATGGCCACCGAGCTGCCCGGCATTCCGCAGATCATCCAGAACGCCCAGCTCAGCGAGGGCCACGACCCCAACGCGCTGTGGGGCGACCCGGCCAGGGACAAGAAGATCTGGGCCGCGAACGACCCCCTGGTGCTCGCCCCGAACCTCAAGGGCACCGCCATCTTCCTGTCGAGCGGCACCAACAGCTTCGCCGGTCCCCTCGACCCTCCGGGCTCGCCCTGGCACCCGGCGCACCTGGGCGAGCCGATCTCCGCCTACACCGCCAAGGCGCTGAGCAAGCGCCTCGACGCGCTCGGCATCAAGCACACGATGAACATGTACGGCAACGGCACCCACACCTGGCCCTACTGGAACAGGGAGTTCAAGAACTCCTTCCCCATGGCCCTGCGCGCCCTGGGGCTGAAGGGTGGCGGCGACCCCGGCGTGGCCACGATGCGCGACCAGCGCGACTGGGAGTACGACACGCCGCTGCCGCCCATCACCCCGCCCGACGCCGTCCAGCCCGCCCCGCTGCCCCTGGGCGTGAAAGGCTGGACACTGGACCCATGA
- a CDS encoding TetR/AcrR family transcriptional regulator, producing the protein MNLRDRKKERTRQLLSDTAIAMFLAEGFDRVAVADIAAAAEVSKPTLFRYFPAKEDLVLHRIADHQGEAARIVEGRAEDETPLQALRRHFMRGLDERDPVTGLCDLPEVLAFQRLVFGTPSIAARLVEYGTADADALARALGGPAPGLVAAQVVAVRQVLARDNVAAISAGRSADEVYPEATEAADTAFDLLSHGAAGRGY; encoded by the coding sequence ATGAACCTGCGCGACCGCAAGAAGGAACGAACCCGGCAGCTGCTGTCCGACACGGCGATAGCGATGTTCCTCGCCGAGGGGTTCGACCGGGTGGCGGTCGCCGACATCGCGGCGGCGGCGGAGGTGTCGAAGCCGACGCTGTTCCGCTACTTCCCCGCCAAGGAGGACCTGGTCCTGCACCGCATCGCCGACCACCAGGGCGAGGCGGCCAGGATCGTCGAGGGCAGGGCCGAGGACGAGACCCCGCTCCAGGCCCTGCGCCGGCACTTCATGCGCGGCCTCGACGAGCGCGACCCCGTGACGGGGCTGTGCGACCTGCCCGAGGTGCTGGCCTTCCAGCGGCTGGTGTTCGGCACGCCCAGCATCGCCGCCCGCCTGGTCGAGTACGGCACCGCCGACGCCGACGCGCTCGCGCGGGCGCTCGGCGGCCCCGCCCCCGGCCTGGTCGCCGCCCAGGTGGTCGCCGTGCGGCAGGTGCTGGCGCGCGACAACGTGGCCGCGATCTCGGCAGGACGCAGCGCCGACGAGGTCTACCCCGAGGCGACCGAGGCCGCCGACACCGCCTTCGACCTGCTCAGCCACGGCGCCGCGGGGCGCGGCTACTGA
- a CDS encoding glycosyltransferase: protein MRVAILAFGSRGDTQPCVTLGEGVRARGHEVTVVAAERYAPLMGGLTLAPLSVDPVRIMESEEGQAWLRSGPLGFVRGFRRIVEPLAEKLVAEVDAAARDADLVLAPALGGMGGHLSDRYGMPHVILHFQPSHPTAEFPNPLVRLRTLGSWGNRASYALIERLSRLVLGRMVDRLRGTVLGLGPQRGHRDATPVLCGVSPLVVPRPRDWPGHIHLTGYWRPAPRPLPADLVAFVEEGPPPVYVGFGSMRPPASLAGRVLGALELAGVRAVVQGLPAEPSGTVFPVEEADHAALFPLMAAVVHHGGAGTTAAGLAAGVPNVVCPFFSDQHFWGARVAALGAGPEPLPVRRLTSEGLAARLARAVRNQRLAARLREEDGVRQAVDLLDLSG, encoded by the coding sequence GTGAGAGTGGCGATCCTGGCGTTCGGGTCGCGGGGCGACACCCAGCCGTGCGTCACGCTGGGCGAGGGCGTGCGGGCTCGCGGGCACGAGGTCACGGTCGTGGCCGCCGAGCGGTACGCGCCGCTGATGGGCGGCCTCACCCTGGCGCCGCTGAGCGTGGACCCCGTGCGGATCATGGAGTCGGAGGAGGGGCAGGCCTGGCTGCGCAGCGGCCCCCTCGGCTTCGTCAGGGGCTTCAGGCGGATCGTCGAGCCGCTCGCGGAGAAGCTGGTCGCCGAGGTGGACGCGGCCGCCCGCGACGCCGACCTGGTCCTCGCACCCGCGCTCGGCGGCATGGGCGGGCACCTGTCCGACCGGTACGGCATGCCGCACGTGATCCTGCACTTCCAGCCCAGCCACCCCACCGCCGAGTTCCCCAACCCGCTCGTCCGGCTGAGAACGCTGGGCAGCTGGGGCAACCGGGCCAGTTACGCGCTGATCGAGCGGCTGAGCCGGCTCGTCCTCGGCCGGATGGTCGACCGCCTCAGGGGCACCGTGCTCGGCCTCGGCCCACAGCGGGGCCACCGGGACGCGACGCCCGTGCTCTGCGGCGTGAGCCCACTGGTCGTCCCGCGCCCGCGCGACTGGCCCGGCCACATCCACCTCACCGGCTACTGGCGGCCGGCGCCGCGGCCGCTGCCGGCCGACCTCGTGGCCTTCGTGGAAGAGGGCCCGCCACCGGTCTACGTCGGCTTCGGCAGCATGCGCCCGCCCGCGTCGCTGGCCGGGCGGGTGCTGGGGGCGCTGGAACTGGCCGGCGTGCGCGCGGTGGTCCAGGGGCTGCCCGCGGAGCCGTCCGGGACGGTCTTCCCCGTCGAGGAGGCTGACCACGCAGCGCTGTTCCCGCTCATGGCGGCCGTCGTCCACCACGGCGGGGCGGGCACCACCGCGGCGGGACTGGCGGCGGGCGTGCCCAATGTCGTCTGCCCGTTCTTCTCCGACCAGCACTTCTGGGGCGCCAGGGTGGCGGCGCTGGGGGCGGGGCCCGAGCCGCTGCCGGTCAGGCGGCTGACCTCGGAGGGGCTGGCGGCTCGGCTGGCGCGTGCCGTACGGAACCAGCGGCTTGCGGCCCGGTTAAGGGAGGAAGACGGTGTCCGGCAAGCGGTGGATCTCTTAGATCTGTCCGGATAG
- a CDS encoding MFS transporter — translation MAQSVLQPARSARAWPLYLVVGLAGFVTTLDNTVVTVALPSIRDDLGASLAALEWVATGYIMTFAGLMLAGGRLADVHGRRRVLVAGLVTFTAASLGAGLATTIQLLVVARLVQGVGAALILPATLAVLAGKDGRQRSAGVAVWMASGAAALALGPVVGGYLSQHAHWTWVFLINVPIGAAVIALALAVVRESTETAATRVDVPGIVTSAVVLAAGTFTLIHGTEYGWTSPLIVATATACAVGAVAFVVVERRTAEPMVDLALFRARSFTGGVVAQVLWGLGVNGVFFYTAIFLQGVLGFSPTDSGVAFVPLAVLVVAVTPLVPFAERRLGPARTVASGLVLVAAGMAAVAFLGPGDGWGELLPAVCAIGVGSALTMPLGSAVLGAVPEGRAGVAGGVFTVGREISGLFGIAAIGVIVQGAPAFATGYSAGLLVAAGLVLVGALVSLVSLP, via the coding sequence ATGGCCCAGAGCGTCCTCCAGCCCGCGAGAAGCGCAAGAGCCTGGCCGCTCTACCTCGTCGTCGGCCTGGCAGGGTTCGTCACCACGCTGGACAACACCGTGGTGACCGTCGCGCTGCCGTCCATCAGGGACGACCTCGGCGCGAGCCTCGCGGCGCTCGAGTGGGTGGCGACGGGCTACATCATGACCTTCGCGGGTCTCATGCTCGCCGGTGGCCGGCTGGCCGACGTCCACGGCAGAAGGCGGGTGCTGGTCGCGGGGCTGGTGACGTTCACGGCGGCGTCACTCGGGGCGGGGCTGGCCACGACGATCCAGCTGCTCGTGGTCGCCAGGCTGGTCCAGGGGGTGGGCGCGGCGCTGATCCTGCCCGCGACGCTGGCCGTCCTGGCGGGCAAGGACGGCAGGCAGCGCTCGGCGGGCGTGGCGGTGTGGATGGCGTCGGGAGCGGCCGCGCTGGCACTCGGGCCCGTCGTCGGCGGCTACCTCAGCCAGCACGCGCACTGGACGTGGGTGTTCCTGATCAACGTGCCCATCGGGGCGGCGGTGATCGCGCTGGCGCTGGCAGTGGTGCGGGAGAGCACCGAGACGGCGGCCACGCGGGTGGACGTGCCGGGAATCGTGACCTCGGCGGTGGTGCTGGCGGCGGGGACGTTCACGCTGATCCACGGCACGGAGTACGGCTGGACCTCGCCGCTGATCGTCGCGACGGCGACGGCCTGCGCGGTGGGCGCGGTGGCGTTCGTCGTGGTGGAGCGGCGGACGGCCGAGCCGATGGTGGATCTGGCGCTGTTCAGGGCCAGATCGTTCACCGGCGGCGTGGTGGCGCAGGTGCTGTGGGGCCTCGGCGTGAACGGCGTGTTCTTCTACACGGCGATCTTCCTCCAGGGGGTGCTGGGCTTCTCGCCCACGGACTCTGGCGTGGCTTTCGTCCCGCTGGCGGTGCTGGTGGTGGCGGTGACGCCGTTGGTGCCGTTCGCGGAGCGGCGGCTGGGCCCGGCACGGACGGTGGCCTCGGGGCTGGTGCTGGTGGCGGCGGGGATGGCGGCGGTGGCCTTCCTCGGGCCCGGCGACGGGTGGGGTGAGCTGCTGCCCGCGGTGTGCGCGATCGGTGTGGGGTCGGCGCTGACGATGCCGCTGGGCTCGGCCGTGCTGGGCGCCGTCCCCGAAGGCAGGGCGGGCGTGGCGGGCGGGGTGTTCACGGTCGGCAGGGAGATCTCGGGCCTGTTCGGCATCGCCGCGATCGGGGTGATCGTGCAGGGAGCGCCGGCGTTCGCGACGGGATACTCGGCGGGGCTGCTCGTCGCGGCCGGGCTGGTCCTGGTCGGGGCGCTGGTGAGCCTGGTGTCGCTGCCGTGA
- a CDS encoding MMPL family transporter, with protein MFESLGRFVYRGRWTLLVLSVAAAVLVAPFGLELFGRMADGGFEDPSAESTTSATWNEEWYSGNSPDVVVLYTHPTVSAKDKRYKKAVHDSLRRLPAAHVRQLTTYWTTRSTKMISRDSLSTYALITLKGDKQAAYAAIENRLRTVEGLSVKVGGAVPLLKDLNTQTGADLAKAEAISMPVLLVLLVLVFGSLVAAGLPLLVGLLAVLGALVLLRLLTEVTDVSVFSLNVVTMLGLGLAIDYSLFVLSAFREEIRRGASREQAVVATMATAGRTVAFSGLTVATALLGLLLFPQMFLRSIGLGAAAVVLVAMFSALIVLPAVLGILGPRVDALRITPSFGGARGGGAWHAVASSVMRTPVLYLVGVTAVLVSLALPFVDVKFGNVDHRVLPSRVESRQVAEAVDTDFARNSMAPIDVHVLVERDLVDAEPLLPGPLGQGHTVVSPVTPVLPADVKPFTDRLRRLPGVTGVDVTGFSQANGSVRLAVRYEGDPMSASARSVVTLIRSMAPEPNIRDVVVGGPTAAQMDLMDSLTATLPWMALVVCGATFVLLFAAFGSLLLPLKALLMNVLSIGASFGVIVWAFQYGNLAAFLGFTPTGTIEATVTVLILAVVFGLSMDYELFLLSRVRAEWLRTGDNTTAVAVGLQKTGGIITSAALLLLVVIGAFSTAGITIVKLLGVGMFVAIVVDATLVRALLVPATMRLMGEANWWLPRSLRGLHRRIELREPESDPDPAGLPAPALVPAPTPPALAAPPARAAALPSGQARPIEGRRAVRPNLDGPGWQWTEDDGRPSALRTDPGPAPAPVFGMDTDPIPAPVPLPPPPPVVPAVSGPVGTAAVVRKRGINPYPSAIRESAPPEAVPDEEAPRAAEGDGAVIGWVKVRPRTRVVKASADGAGWTWAETD; from the coding sequence TTGTTTGAGTCGCTCGGCCGGTTCGTCTACCGGGGCCGCTGGACGCTCCTCGTGCTGAGCGTGGCTGCCGCGGTGCTCGTCGCGCCCTTCGGCCTCGAGCTGTTCGGACGGATGGCGGACGGCGGGTTCGAGGACCCGTCGGCGGAGTCGACGACCTCGGCCACCTGGAACGAGGAGTGGTACAGCGGGAACTCGCCCGACGTGGTCGTGCTCTACACCCACCCCACGGTGAGCGCCAAGGACAAAAGGTACAAGAAGGCGGTCCACGACTCGCTGCGGCGCCTGCCGGCGGCCCACGTGCGGCAGCTGACGACGTACTGGACCACCCGTTCGACGAAGATGATCTCGCGCGACTCCCTGTCGACCTACGCCCTGATCACCTTGAAGGGCGACAAGCAGGCCGCCTACGCCGCGATCGAGAATCGGTTGCGCACCGTCGAAGGGCTCTCGGTCAAGGTCGGCGGCGCCGTGCCGCTGCTGAAGGATCTGAACACGCAGACGGGGGCGGACCTCGCCAAGGCCGAGGCGATCTCGATGCCGGTCCTGCTGGTGCTGCTCGTGCTGGTCTTCGGCAGCCTGGTGGCGGCGGGGCTGCCGCTGCTGGTCGGGCTGCTGGCGGTGCTCGGCGCGCTGGTGCTGCTGCGGCTGCTGACCGAGGTCACCGACGTCTCGGTGTTCTCGCTGAACGTGGTCACCATGCTGGGTCTGGGCCTGGCGATCGACTACTCGCTGTTCGTGCTGAGCGCCTTCCGCGAGGAGATCAGGCGCGGCGCCTCCCGCGAGCAGGCAGTCGTGGCGACCATGGCCACGGCGGGGCGGACCGTGGCGTTCTCGGGGCTGACGGTGGCCACGGCGCTGCTCGGGCTGCTGCTGTTCCCGCAGATGTTCCTGCGCTCCATCGGGCTCGGCGCCGCGGCGGTCGTGCTGGTCGCGATGTTCTCCGCGCTGATCGTGCTGCCCGCCGTCCTCGGGATCCTGGGGCCGAGGGTCGACGCGCTCAGGATCACCCCCTCCTTCGGCGGCGCCCGAGGGGGCGGGGCCTGGCACGCCGTGGCCTCCAGCGTGATGCGCACGCCGGTGCTGTACCTCGTCGGGGTCACCGCGGTGCTGGTCTCGCTGGCGCTGCCGTTCGTCGACGTGAAGTTCGGCAACGTCGACCACAGGGTGCTGCCTTCTCGGGTCGAGAGCCGCCAGGTCGCCGAGGCCGTCGACACCGACTTCGCCAGGAACTCGATGGCGCCGATCGACGTCCACGTGCTGGTCGAGCGTGACCTCGTGGACGCCGAGCCGCTGCTGCCAGGACCGCTCGGCCAGGGACACACCGTGGTCAGCCCCGTGACGCCGGTGCTGCCCGCCGACGTCAAGCCCTTCACCGACCGCCTGCGCCGCCTTCCCGGCGTCACGGGCGTGGACGTCACCGGCTTCTCCCAGGCCAACGGCTCGGTACGGCTGGCCGTCCGGTACGAGGGCGACCCGATGTCCGCCTCGGCGCGCTCGGTGGTGACGCTCATCAGGTCGATGGCGCCCGAGCCGAACATCAGGGACGTGGTGGTCGGCGGGCCCACGGCGGCGCAGATGGACCTGATGGACAGCCTGACCGCGACGCTGCCGTGGATGGCGCTGGTGGTGTGCGGGGCGACGTTCGTGCTGCTCTTCGCCGCGTTCGGCTCGCTGCTGCTGCCGTTGAAGGCACTGCTGATGAACGTGCTGTCGATCGGGGCCTCCTTCGGCGTGATCGTGTGGGCGTTCCAGTACGGGAACCTGGCCGCCTTCCTGGGCTTCACGCCGACGGGGACCATCGAGGCGACGGTCACGGTGCTGATCCTCGCGGTGGTCTTCGGGCTCTCGATGGACTACGAGCTGTTCCTGCTGTCGCGGGTGCGGGCCGAGTGGCTGCGCACGGGGGACAACACCACGGCGGTGGCGGTCGGGCTGCAGAAGACCGGCGGGATCATCACCAGCGCCGCCCTGCTGCTGCTGGTGGTGATCGGGGCCTTCTCGACGGCGGGCATCACCATCGTGAAGCTGCTCGGGGTGGGGATGTTCGTCGCCATCGTGGTGGACGCCACCCTGGTGCGGGCGTTGCTGGTGCCCGCGACGATGCGGTTGATGGGCGAGGCCAACTGGTGGTTACCCCGTTCGCTGCGGGGTCTGCACCGGCGGATCGAGCTCCGTGAGCCCGAGAGCGACCCCGACCCCGCCGGCCTGCCCGCTCCCGCGCTCGTCCCCGCCCCCACTCCGCCCGCGCTCGCCGCGCCCCCTGCCAGAGCCGCGGCTCTCCCGAGCGGGCAGGCCAGGCCGATCGAGGGACGGCGGGCGGTCAGGCCGAACCTCGACGGACCCGGCTGGCAGTGGACGGAGGACGACGGCCGGCCGTCCGCGCTCAGAACCGACCCAGGGCCCGCCCCCGCGCCGGTCTTCGGGATGGACACCGACCCCATCCCCGCGCCGGTGCCGCTTCCACCGCCGCCCCCGGTGGTCCCTGCCGTCAGCGGGCCGGTCGGCACGGCGGCCGTGGTGCGCAAGCGGGGCATCAACCCCTACCCCTCAGCCATACGAGAGTCCGCGCCGCCGGAGGCCGTGCCCGACGAGGAGGCCCCGCGGGCGGCCGAAGGCGACGGCGCAGTGATCGGGTGGGTGAAGGTGCGGCCCAGGACGCGGGTGGTCAAGGCGAGCGCCGACGGCGCCGGCTGGACCTGGGCGGAGACGGACTGA
- a CDS encoding fatty acyl-AMP ligase, translated as MDVLISRIARWAREIPDAPAYTFADYLGDGRRHTLTWKQVDRRARALAVRLREVCEPGDRAAILAPQSLEYVVAMLGAMYARVVAVPLFSPGLPGHAERLALAYADADPVAVLTTSAAMADLPPAKAVIAVDTVSDLLADEWEDEPIAPGDLAYLQYTSGSTRTPAGVEISHGNFGANAAQLWEAFDARPRTSVAALWLPLFHDMGLIAIIACPIVGGNQAVFMDPVAFVMQPMRWMRLLSEYDDVYTGGPNFAFDYTAARATELTELAELDGLDLSGVRVMLNGAEPVRPATVSRFTSVFRPYGLRPEAHTPGYGLAEATVFVAAGAIDEPPRVTDFDRDALAEGRAVPYTGVGFASTQVSCGRPTGQRVRIDAPDGHVGEILVQGPNVARAYWRDPDKSAEVFADGWLRTGDLGVIHEGELYITGRIKDLVIVDGRNHYPQDIEATAQEASQGVRRGHVAAFAVPGDETERLVVVAERSRAAVEAEAVIGEVRSAISRSHDLAAKVVLVEAGTVPRTSSGKIARRACRQAYLEGAFV; from the coding sequence ATGGACGTTCTGATCAGCCGGATCGCGCGATGGGCGCGTGAGATTCCCGACGCGCCCGCCTACACCTTCGCCGACTACCTCGGCGACGGGCGCCGGCACACCCTCACCTGGAAGCAGGTCGACCGCAGGGCGCGGGCGCTGGCCGTACGGCTGCGCGAGGTATGTGAGCCGGGCGACAGGGCCGCGATCCTCGCCCCGCAGAGCCTGGAGTACGTGGTCGCGATGCTCGGCGCGATGTACGCGCGGGTGGTCGCGGTGCCGCTGTTCTCTCCCGGACTGCCGGGCCACGCCGAGCGCCTCGCCCTCGCCTACGCCGACGCCGACCCCGTGGCCGTGCTGACGACCAGCGCCGCCATGGCGGACCTGCCCCCTGCCAAGGCCGTCATCGCCGTCGACACCGTCTCGGACCTGCTCGCCGACGAGTGGGAGGACGAGCCGATCGCCCCGGGCGACCTCGCCTACCTGCAGTACACCTCGGGCTCGACCAGGACGCCGGCGGGCGTGGAGATCTCGCACGGCAACTTCGGCGCCAACGCCGCTCAGCTCTGGGAGGCCTTCGACGCCAGGCCGCGCACCTCGGTGGCCGCGCTGTGGCTGCCGCTCTTCCACGACATGGGGCTGATCGCGATCATCGCCTGCCCGATCGTCGGCGGGAACCAGGCGGTGTTCATGGACCCCGTCGCGTTCGTCATGCAGCCGATGCGGTGGATGCGCCTGCTGTCGGAGTACGACGACGTCTACACCGGCGGGCCGAACTTCGCCTTCGACTACACCGCCGCGCGGGCGACGGAGCTCACGGAGCTCGCGGAACTCGACGGGCTCGATCTGTCGGGGGTACGGGTCATGCTCAACGGGGCCGAGCCGGTGCGCCCGGCGACCGTCTCGCGCTTCACCTCCGTCTTCCGGCCGTACGGCCTGCGCCCTGAGGCGCACACTCCCGGCTACGGCCTGGCCGAGGCCACGGTCTTCGTCGCGGCCGGCGCGATCGACGAGCCGCCCCGCGTGACGGACTTCGACAGGGACGCGCTGGCCGAGGGGCGGGCCGTGCCGTACACGGGGGTGGGGTTCGCCAGCACGCAGGTCTCGTGCGGGCGGCCGACGGGCCAGCGCGTGCGGATCGACGCGCCGGACGGCCACGTCGGGGAGATCCTCGTGCAGGGCCCGAACGTCGCGCGCGCCTACTGGCGCGACCCCGACAAGAGCGCGGAGGTCTTCGCGGACGGCTGGCTGCGCACCGGCGACCTCGGAGTGATCCACGAGGGCGAGCTGTACATCACCGGGCGGATCAAGGACCTGGTGATCGTGGACGGCCGCAACCACTACCCGCAGGACATCGAGGCGACGGCCCAGGAAGCCTCCCAAGGGGTGCGCAGGGGGCACGTGGCCGCGTTCGCGGTGCCGGGTGACGAGACCGAGCGGCTGGTGGTGGTGGCCGAGCGGTCGCGCGCGGCCGTCGAGGCGGAGGCGGTGATCGGCGAGGTGCGCTCCGCGATCTCGAGGAGCCACGACCTCGCGGCGAAGGTGGTGCTGGTCGAGGCGGGCACGGTGCCGCGCACCTCCAGCGGCAAGATCGCCAGGCGGGCCTGCAGGCAGGCCTATCTGGAGGGCGCGTTTGTTTGA
- a CDS encoding IclR family transcriptional regulator → MAESAQTLERGLHVLRLLADGHGGRTPTELAAQLSLSRPVVYRLLTSLQNEGFVRRDREGRVHLGYGVLALAQAVQPLLRAAALPTLRRLAEQVGATAHLTVAEGDDGLAVAVVEPSWTNMHVAYREGARHPLAKGAAGRAILALRSGETGYLVTEGQLQEGARGVAAPVTGLPWLEASVGVVTFGALGEEVGPRVVEAARELTAALG, encoded by the coding sequence ATGGCTGAATCCGCCCAGACGCTCGAGCGCGGGCTCCATGTGCTCAGGCTGCTCGCCGACGGTCACGGCGGGCGCACGCCCACCGAGCTCGCGGCCCAGCTGTCGCTGAGCCGCCCGGTGGTCTACCGCCTGCTGACCTCGCTGCAGAACGAGGGGTTCGTCCGGCGCGACCGCGAGGGGCGGGTCCATCTCGGGTACGGCGTGCTGGCGCTGGCCCAGGCCGTCCAGCCGTTGTTGCGGGCGGCGGCGCTGCCCACGCTGCGGCGGCTGGCCGAGCAGGTGGGCGCGACCGCGCACCTCACGGTGGCCGAGGGCGACGACGGCCTCGCCGTCGCGGTGGTCGAGCCCTCGTGGACCAACATGCACGTCGCCTATCGCGAGGGCGCGCGGCACCCGCTCGCCAAGGGCGCGGCGGGGCGGGCGATCCTCGCGTTGCGGTCGGGCGAGACCGGGTATCTCGTGACGGAGGGGCAGCTGCAGGAGGGCGCGCGCGGCGTGGCCGCACCGGTCACCGGGCTGCCCTGGCTGGAGGCGTCGGTGGGGGTGGTGACGTTCGGCGCGCTGGGCGAGGAGGTCGGGCCCCGCGTGGTCGAGGCCGCCCGCGAGCTCACCGCCGCCCTCGGCTGA